Part of the Streptomyces sp. WMMC500 genome is shown below.
GACGTCCTCGAAGCCGGCCTTGGTCAGCCACTCGTGGTAGTCGCTCCGCCGCCAGGTGCTGCCCTTCTTGCTCTTCAGCAGCATCTCGGCGGCGAAGATCAGCGGGAAGGCCGGGCCGCTGCGGTCGTCGACGACGTAGTCGTTGACGACCAGGGTGCCGCCGGGCTTGAGGGCTTGGCGGAGCCTGCTGAACACCTCGACGTTGCTCTCCGGCCCTTCCCGGTGGGCGATGTGGGAGTAGACCGCGACGCCGTAGCGTGCGGTGCCGAAGTCGGTGGTGGGGAAGTCACCGTTGAGGCAGGTGAACCGGTCGCCCACGCCGCCTGAATTCAGTGGGCTGAATTCAGTGGGACTGAATTCAGTGGGGCGTTCCGCTTGGCCGGCAGCCGGAAGGCAGGCGTCCGGCGGTATGTGCACTGGCGGTTATCCGCCTGGCGGTGGCGCATGCGGCGGCGTCGGCCGTGCAGGGACACGGGTACGGCGCCGGTTCTTCCACGGATCCGGAAACCGGCCGCTACCTGGGACATCTCGCCGGGAGTGGCTTCCGCGGCGGGGAATGCGCCGGCGTGCCGAACGCCATAGGGCGCAAGCAGCCGGCCGAACACATCAAGGTTCTGGATGTCGTCTAAACGAATCAGCCTACGGCCCCAAAAATGCCATCTTGTTTCATTTTCAGGCAGGCCAGGCGTGCAGAAATAGTGACACGCACGTCTCCTTCAAGCCAAGCTCGGCATTGAGTGACGTGGGTCACTCCGGCCGGTACGCTGCCCGCCCCCACGGGTACGTCGCCTGGGCGGGCGCCGACCCGGCCGGTCTCGACGAGGCGCTGCGCCGCTGGTTCGGCGAGCCCGACCCCGCGTGAACTGACCGCCGCCGGCCCGGTTTTGGCTACGGCGGGATCCGGGCCGGCGCTCACGCGCCGGGCGCCGTCCGGCATCCGCCGCCAAGCCCCGGCCCCGCTCCCGGTTCCGGTCCGTGGGGTGTACGTCGTGTGGGCTGCTGCTTTCGTCCGGCTCCGGCTCGCGGGGGTGTCGGGGTGGTGCCGGCCGCGGGGCCGGTCCGGGGGCCGGGTGTGCCGGCGCTGCCGGTGCAGGGGCCTCCCGGCACTCGGTGCCGAGTGCCGGGAGGCCCTGTCGCGTGTCGCCGGGGGAAACGTCACGCGACATCTATCCGGTGGTGCCGGGGCGCCCGAAGGAATCGGGCGCCTCCAGCACCACCAGGGCTCGTTGGATCATCGCCACCAGGTCGGTGTCCTCGCCGCGGTCTCCCCACAGCACCTGGTGGAGTGCGCCGGTCACGGCGCCGACCAGGACACGCAGTTCGAGGTTGTCGGCGGGCACGCCGGCGCGTTCGGCCAGCACCTCGCTGACGGTGTCGATCCACCTGTCCTGGGACTCGCCCACCAGGGCCCGCACCGCGGGCACCTGGCGTACGAGTTGCCGGCGCCACCGGTAGTCCTCGCTGAAGTCCTCGGCGAAGCCGCGCACCATGTCGGTCAGCACCCCGCGCATGGCCGCCAGCGGGGGTTCGTCGGTGAGGCGCTCCCGCAGGAAGGCCATGGTGAAGTTGGCGTAGTCGTCCGTCAGGACGATGTGCTCCTTGCTGGGGAAGTAGCGGAAGACGGTGCTCGGCGAGACCTCGGCGGCGGCGGCGATCTGCTCGATCGTCGTCGCGTCGTAGCCGCGTTCGTCGATCAGCCGGCGGGCCGCGGCACGGATCGCCTGGCGGGTGCGCAGCTTCTTGCGCTCGCGCAGGCCGAGGCCGGCTTCCGCACCGGTGATCGCCGGCACCGCGGCGTCGGTCGCCGCCTGGGGGACCTGGTTCATTTGCCCGCGCCGTCCGCCGCGTCGGACAGCGCCTCGGTCAACGGCTGCCCCGCCTTCTCTTCGCCCCCGGCACCGGTCTCGGCGCCGGGCTTGGTGTCGGTCTTGTCCAGGGTGACGTCTTCGGTGTCCGCCGGCTTGTCCTCGGCGGTCCTGTTCTCCCGGCTGTCGGGGAGTTTGAGGACGGCGAGGACGGCCGCGACGACGCCGGCGATGCCGCAGATCAGGAGCACGGCGCTCATGCCGCTGACGAAGGCGGACTCGGCGGACTGCGCGAGCTGCGGCATGTCCAGTTGCGCGGCGACCGCCTGCGCGGCGACCACGGACTCCTCGGCGGTCTCGGCCGCCTGTGCGGGCACCCCGCCGGTGTCGATCTCGTTGGTGAACACGGCGTTGAGGACACTGCCCAGCAGGGCGATGCCGACGGCGCCGCCGACCTGGCGCAGGGTGGTGCTCAGGCTGCTGCCGGTGCCCTCCTTGCCCTTGGGCAGCACCCCCAGGGCGGTGTCCAGGGCCGGCACCATCACCATGCTGGTGCCCAGGCCGACCAGGACCATCCACACCACCGCGTAGCCGTAGCCGGTGTTCTCGTCCGTGGCGCTGCCGATGAACATCGCCGTGGACATGATGAGCAGACCGGTGACCACCAGCGGGCGGGTGCCGAATCTGACGGACAGCGGCGGCACGATCCTGGCGACGACGATCATGCCGGCCATCAGCGGCATCAGGCGCAGGCCGGTGCCGAAGGCGTCGTTGCCCTGGATGACCTGGAGGTACTGCGGCAGCACGAACAGCAGGCCCATGAAGACGAACATGCCGAGGATGAGGAAGAGCGTGTTCCAGCCGAAGGTGGGGTTCCGCAGCAGTTCCAGGTCCACCATCGGGCGGGGCTGGCGCTTCTCGCGCAGCACGAGGCCGACGAGCATCAGCGCGCCGCCGGTCATGGTGGCGAGGATGACGGGGTCGCCCCAGCCCTCGGCGGGCGCTTCGATGACGCCGTAGACGAGGGCACCCAGGCCGAGGATGCCCAGCACCGCGCTGATGATGTCGATCCTGGGGGCCGTGGGGTCCTTGGTCTCGGGGATCAGCAGGACGGCGGCCAGGATGCCGACGGCGACCAGCGGGATGTTGATGACGAAGACCGAGCCCCACCAGAAGTGGTCGAGCAGCCAGCCGCTGATCAGAGGGCCGAGCGGCAGACCGATCGAGACACCCACGGTGACGATCGCGATGGCCTTGGTCTGCTCCTCGCCCTTGAAGAGGGTCGGGATGAGCGACAGCGTCAGCGGCATGATCAGCGCGGCGCCCAGGCCCATGATCGTACGGGCCCCGATCAGCGCGCCCGGCGTGTCCACGAACGTTCCCATGACGGAACCGCCGAGGAAGATCACGAGACCGGTGATCAGCAGCTTGCGTCGGCCGAAGCGGTCACCCAGAAGGCCCGCCGGGAGCATCGCGGCAGCGTAGACGACAGCGTACGAATCGATGATCCACTGCAGCTCGCCCGCGGAGGCGCCGGTCTCGGCGGCCAGCGTGGGAAGCGCGACGTTCAGGATCGTCGTGTCGAATCCGATGACGAGGACGCTGATCGTCAGACCGACCAGCGCCAACCAGCGGTTTTTGACGGCCATGCCTAAACGATAGCAGCTCTCAGTTGAGAGTTACAGGCTTTTGTGAGCGGCGCGGAGCGCCTTCCGCCCGTTCCGGCGGCAGAATGTGACGTGCGTCACAGTGAGATCCTGTCAGGAATCCCGGCATTGCTTCGCTCAAGGGGTGTAAGCGAACAAACAGGAGCAATGCCATGTACCGCAAGCACCGCATCGTCGTCCTGGGGGCCGGGTACGCCGGGGCCTACACGGCCGGGAACCTGGCCCGCCGCCTGTCCCCCGCGGACACCGAGATCACCGTGGTCAACGCGGAGCCGGTCTTCGTCGAGCGGTTGCGCATGCACCAGCTCGCGACCGGCCAGCAGATCCGGGCGCGCAGGCTCGCGGACGTGTTCGCGGGCACCGGGGTACGGCTGCGGCTGGGGCGCGTCACCGCCGTCGACCCCGCGCGGCGGACCGTCTCGGTCACCGGCGGGCCGGGCGCCAGGAGCGCCGCCCACGACACCCTCGCCCACGACACCCTCGGCTACGACACCCTGGTCTACGCGCTGGGCAGTCACGTCGCCGACCACGGCGTTCCGGGCGTGGCCGAGCACGCCTTCAACGTCACCGGCCGTCCCGCGGCGCTGCGGCTGCGTGAACGGCTGGACGGTCTGGCCGCCGGTTCGACCGTGCTGGTCGTCGGCGAGGGCCTGACCGGCATCGAGACGGCCGCCGAGATCGCCGAGGCCCGGCCCGGGCTGCCGGTCACGCTGGCGGCCCGCGGTGCGCTGGGCGCCCAGCTCTCGGCCGGTGCCCGCCAGCACCTGCACGAGACCTTCCACCGCCTGGGTGTCACCGTCCGGGAGCACACCTGCGTCGATGCCGTCGAAGCGGCGCGGGTGCGCGCGGCCGACGGCAGCTTCCTGGAGGCTGATGCGACCGTGTGGACCGCCGGGTTCACCGTCCCGGCCATCGCCGCCGCCTGCGGCCTGGAGACCACCGCAAGCGGGCAGATCGTCGTCGACGGCACCATGCGCTCGCTCTCCCACCCGGAGGTCTACGCCGTCGGTGACAGCGTCCATGCGACCGGTGACAACGGGCTGCCGATGCCGATGTCGTGCGCCTCGGCGGGCTCCACCAGCCGGCAGGCGGTCGAGGCGATCACCGCACGGCTGACCGGGCGGCCGGTGGCGAACACCCGGATGGACTACTTCGGCAACCACATCAGCCTCGGCCGGCGGGACGGCATCCTGCAGCTCGTCGACGACCAGGCGCGGGCGAGGTCCGGTTACCTGGGCGGCCGGATGGCGGCCCGGATCAAGGCCGGGGTCCTGAAGGGCTCTATGTGGGGTGTCTTCCACCCGACCCTCGGCAAGCCGACCCGCAGGCGCCGGCTGGCCACCACGCCGCGGGAGCGTACCGGGCAGAGCGCCGGCAGCCGCCTAGGGTGATCCGGGTGGACAGCACCGCCACCGACCGTTTCGACACGGGCCGGTTCGAGGCCAGCCGCGACCGGCTGGCCTCGCTGGCGTACCGGCTGCTCGGCTCCGCCGCCGACGCGGAAGACGCCGTGCAGGACGCGTTCTTGCACTGGCAGGCCGCCGACCGCGGGCGGATCCGGGTCCCCGAGGCATGGCTGACGAAGATCGTCACCAATCTGTGCCTGGACCGGCTCCGCTCGGCGCAGGCGCGCCGCGAACGCGCGGCCGGTGTCCGGCTGCCCGAACCGCTCCTGGACGGCGACCCCATGCTCGGCCCCGCCGACACCTTCGAGCAGCGCGAGTCCGTCTCGCTGGCGGTGCTGACGCTGATGGAGCACCTCTCCCCCGTCGAGCGGGCCGTCTACGTGCTGCGTGAGGCCTTCTCGTGCAGCCACGCGGAGATCACCGAGATCCTCGGCATCACCGAATCCGCCAGCCAGCAGCACCTCCACCGGGCCCGGCGGCGCCTGACCGCCGCGCGCCACGGCGGCAGCGCGGCCGATCCCGCGTCCGCGCGCAGGATCGTCGAGGAGTTCCTCGCCGCCGCCACCTCCGGGCGCACCGACCATCTGGTGGCGCTGCTGACCGACGATGCCACCGCCGTCACCGACGGCGCGGGGCTGACCACCAGGCTGCTGCGCTACGACACCCCGGAGCGCATCGCCGCCGTCGCGCGGGCCGGGTTCGCCCCCGCCGCCGCGCGGCGGCGGTTCGCCGGCGGCGCCCTGGCCTTCCACTACGGGTACGTCAACGGCTCCCCCGCCGTGCTGGCCGTGCGCGGCCAGGACGTCGTCGGCGCCGTGGCGTTCGACCTCAGCAACGGCAGGATCGCCGCGGTGTGCGGCATCGCCGCACCCGGCCGTCTGACCCGCCTGGCCGGCGCCTGGCGGCGGCACGGGCCGGACACGCCGCTGATCGCCGCGTGGTGACCCGCCGCGCCGGATCCCCGCCGCCGGGGGCTTTCCGGCGTTTTCGCGGGTACCGGCCCGTGCCGCCGCCGGGTCATCCGGCCGCTACGGCCTCGGCGCCCTCCGCCTTGTCCGCGACGGGCTCGGGGGCGGGCTTGTCCGGGCCGCGGAAGACGATGTAGACGAGCAGGACGGCCATGACGACGACGCCCACCCACATGGCCTGCTGCCATCCGTCGACGTAGGACTGCCGTGCCGCGTCGATGAGGCCCGGTGCCTGCGGGCCCGCGCTGCCCGAGGCCTCGATGGCGTTGGCGACGCCCTCCCGTGCACTCTCCGCGGCCCCTTCGGGCACACCGGTCAGTTCGTCGTCGATGGCGCTGCGGTAGCCGGCCGTCAGGATGGCCCCGAGCATGGCGACGCCCAGGGCGGTGCCCAGTTCACGGGTGACGTCGTTCAGGGCGGAGGCGACGCCCTGCTTCTCCTCCCGCAGCGAGCGGGTGATGGCCTCGGTGGAGGGCACCATCGTCAGGCCCAGGCCGACGCCCATCACGACCAGGCCCGGCAGGATCGACAGGTAGCCGTCGTCGACGGAGACGAACGTCGCCATGAGCGCCAGGCTGACGCCGGTCAGCACGGTTCCCGCGGCCATCGTCGGGCGGGGCCCCCACTGCGTGGCCATCCTCGGCGCCAGGCTCGAGGCCATCATCATCGTGATCGCCATGGGCATCAGCGCCGCCGCGGCCAGCAGCGCCGACCAGTCGAGCACGGCCTGGAAGAACGGGAAGAGGACCACGAAGGTGCCCGCCTGCACACCGAAGACCACGACCAGCATGATCGACCCGCCGGCCAGGCCCCGTTCGCGGAACAGGCGCACGTCCAGCAGCGCGGCGTCGCGGCGGCTCAGCTCCCACAGCACGAACCCGGCCGTGGCAAGGATGCCGGCGGCCAGGCCGAGCAGGATCACCGGCTCGGTCCAGCCGCGCTCCGGCCCCTCCTGCAGCGCGAAGATGAAGCCGACCACGGCGACGGTGGACACCAGCGCACCGGTGGTGTCGAAGGCGTGGCCGGAACGCTCGTGGGAGTTGGGCACCGACTTCATCGTCATCGCCAGGGCCGCGACGGTCAGCGCCACGGGCAGGGCGAACAGCCAGCGCCAGTCGGCGACGTCGACGAGAAGGGCGGACAGGAACATGCCCAGCATGCCGCCGGCCCCGGCCACACCGGTCCACACGCCGATCGCCTTCGCCCGCTGCTCCTCGGGGAAGGTGGAGGTGATGACGGCCAGCGTGATGGGCATGATCGTCGCCGCGCCGATGCCGCTGACCACCCGCGCGGCCAGCATGATCTCGGCGCTCGGCGCCAGCGCCGCCACCACGCTCGCCACCCCGAAGAGGCCCAGCCCCGCGAGCAGTGTGGGCTTGCGGCCCAGACGGTCACCGATCGCGCCGAGCGGCAGCAGCAGCGCGGCCAGGGTGAGGGTGTAGATGTTGATGATCCACAGGATCGTCTCGTGCGAGGTGTCGAGGTCGACGGCCATGTGCGTCTGGGCGACGTTCAGCCCGGAGACGGACGCGAGGACGGCCATCAGCGCCATCGAGACGGTGATCAGGATCAGACGCAGGCGACGCGCGTCCAGCGCATCCCCGCCGCTCCCGTCGGCGGGTGCCGCCTGTTCGGGGTTCGTACTCATGGATTCCTCTCAACGGGGGGCGTGACGTGAGCACCGGCACCGGAAAACAACCGGCCGCCGGATGCAGGGGAGGTAGAGGAGGTAGGGAGGTGGGGGGTGGGGTGCGGGGTGCGGGCCCCGGATGTCAGGTGGCGGCGCCGCGGTGGTGGCGCCGGGCCGCGCCGGCGGTCAGCGGTGACCGGCCGGGCGCCCCCATGCGGCGCCGCCCTCGGCGGTCACGGCTTGGGGTATCGGGCCCGTGACGCGGACGGCGGCCACCGGTCCGGCCGGCACCGGCAGGCGATTCTTGACAGCCATAGCTAAATGATAGCTGCTTTCACTTGAGAGGCGACATCAAGGGGGTGCGGGCGCGGTGGCGTGTCCGGCCGGCCGGGTGACGGCAGCAGCCGACCGCCGGAGCCGGTGGCGCTCCGGCTCCGGCGGTCGACGGGAAGAAAGGGGGGCGGCTGCCGTGCCGGTCCGGCGGGGGCGCACGGCGCGCTTCCGGCGGTGCGGGGGTTCGGTGTCCGGCAGGGTGGGGTCAGGGCTGTTCGGAGCCCAGGCCGGGAAGCGGCTGGGGGGCGGGGATGTGCGGCTGTTCTTGCCGTCGGCGGCCGCGGGCGTACAGGCCCAGGGTGGCCAGCAGGGCCAGGGCGACCGGGAGGGCGAGGATGAGCAGGATCCTGGACAGCGACCAGTAGGCGTCGACCATGAGGCCGCCGCTGACCGCGCCGGCCAGCGGGCCCGCTTTGCCGGCGCTGTTCGCCCAGCTCACGGCGGTGGCGCGGATGGCCGGCGGGTAGGCGACCGCGGTGATCGCCTGGAGTACGGCGGTGGCGGCCGGCAGGCACAGCCCGAGCAGGAACGCTGTGGCCAGCAGGGCGACGAACCGGCCGGCGGCCAGGGCCGCCGCGCCCAGGCCCACCGCGGTCAGCACCCACAGCAGGGCCAGGACCCGGAACCGGTCGAACCGCTTGAGGACGAAGGAGACCGAGAGCTGCCCGATCAGGCCGCCCCACCCGAAGGCCGCGACGGACACCGCGGCCTTGGATTCCGTCAGGCCCTCGCGTTCGGCCAGTTCGGGCAGGTAGGTGAGGATCACGAACGCGACCCCCTGCCCCAGGAAGAAGCACAGCCACAACAGCAGGGTCGTGCGGGCGTAGCCGCGGGAGAGCACGGCCCGCGGGGTGGGCCGGGGGCGCTTGCGTTCGGCGCTGTGGTCCCAGTCGACCCGGGACAGGTCCTCGCCGGGGTGGACGGATGCCAGCACGCCGCGCAGTTCGGCCTGCGGGCGCTGGCGGGCGGCGAGCACGCTGACGGACTCGGGTATGACGCGGATGATCGAGGGGATCAGCAGCAGCGGGGCGAGCCCGCACACCACCAGCAGCACCGGCCAGTTGAACACGGGCACGAGGATCGAGGCGAGGATGCCGCCGACGGCGGTGCCGGCCGTCACCCCGGCGAAGGCCAGCGCGACCATCTGGACCCGGCGCCCGGCGGGCATCCAGTCGGCGACGAGGACCATCATGCTCGGCAGCACCGCGCCGAGCCCCAGGCAGGCCACGGTGCGAAAGCCGGCGAACGGGACGATGCCGTCGGTGAATCCCATGGCGGCCGTGCCCAGGCCGAAGCAGACGATGCCGGCCAGGGTCACGCCCTTGCGCCCGTAGCGGTCGGCGAGCGGGCCGGCGGCCACACCCCCGAGGATCATCGCCAGGACG
Proteins encoded:
- a CDS encoding TetR/AcrR family transcriptional regulator; this translates as MNQVPQAATDAAVPAITGAEAGLGLRERKKLRTRQAIRAAARRLIDERGYDATTIEQIAAAAEVSPSTVFRYFPSKEHIVLTDDYANFTMAFLRERLTDEPPLAAMRGVLTDMVRGFAEDFSEDYRWRRQLVRQVPAVRALVGESQDRWIDTVSEVLAERAGVPADNLELRVLVGAVTGALHQVLWGDRGEDTDLVAMIQRALVVLEAPDSFGRPGTTG
- a CDS encoding MFS transporter, whose protein sequence is MAVKNRWLALVGLTISVLVIGFDTTILNVALPTLAAETGASAGELQWIIDSYAVVYAAAMLPAGLLGDRFGRRKLLITGLVIFLGGSVMGTFVDTPGALIGARTIMGLGAALIMPLTLSLIPTLFKGEEQTKAIAIVTVGVSIGLPLGPLISGWLLDHFWWGSVFVINIPLVAVGILAAVLLIPETKDPTAPRIDIISAVLGILGLGALVYGVIEAPAEGWGDPVILATMTGGALMLVGLVLREKRQPRPMVDLELLRNPTFGWNTLFLILGMFVFMGLLFVLPQYLQVIQGNDAFGTGLRLMPLMAGMIVVARIVPPLSVRFGTRPLVVTGLLIMSTAMFIGSATDENTGYGYAVVWMVLVGLGTSMVMVPALDTALGVLPKGKEGTGSSLSTTLRQVGGAVGIALLGSVLNAVFTNEIDTGGVPAQAAETAEESVVAAQAVAAQLDMPQLAQSAESAFVSGMSAVLLICGIAGVVAAVLAVLKLPDSRENRTAEDKPADTEDVTLDKTDTKPGAETGAGGEEKAGQPLTEALSDAADGAGK
- a CDS encoding FAD-dependent oxidoreductase, translated to MYRKHRIVVLGAGYAGAYTAGNLARRLSPADTEITVVNAEPVFVERLRMHQLATGQQIRARRLADVFAGTGVRLRLGRVTAVDPARRTVSVTGGPGARSAAHDTLAHDTLGYDTLVYALGSHVADHGVPGVAEHAFNVTGRPAALRLRERLDGLAAGSTVLVVGEGLTGIETAAEIAEARPGLPVTLAARGALGAQLSAGARQHLHETFHRLGVTVREHTCVDAVEAARVRAADGSFLEADATVWTAGFTVPAIAAACGLETTASGQIVVDGTMRSLSHPEVYAVGDSVHATGDNGLPMPMSCASAGSTSRQAVEAITARLTGRPVANTRMDYFGNHISLGRRDGILQLVDDQARARSGYLGGRMAARIKAGVLKGSMWGVFHPTLGKPTRRRRLATTPRERTGQSAGSRLG
- a CDS encoding sigma-70 family RNA polymerase sigma factor, with the translated sequence MDSTATDRFDTGRFEASRDRLASLAYRLLGSAADAEDAVQDAFLHWQAADRGRIRVPEAWLTKIVTNLCLDRLRSAQARRERAAGVRLPEPLLDGDPMLGPADTFEQRESVSLAVLTLMEHLSPVERAVYVLREAFSCSHAEITEILGITESASQQHLHRARRRLTAARHGGSAADPASARRIVEEFLAAATSGRTDHLVALLTDDATAVTDGAGLTTRLLRYDTPERIAAVARAGFAPAAARRRFAGGALAFHYGYVNGSPAVLAVRGQDVVGAVAFDLSNGRIAAVCGIAAPGRLTRLAGAWRRHGPDTPLIAAW
- a CDS encoding MFS transporter; this translates as MSTNPEQAAPADGSGGDALDARRLRLILITVSMALMAVLASVSGLNVAQTHMAVDLDTSHETILWIINIYTLTLAALLLPLGAIGDRLGRKPTLLAGLGLFGVASVVAALAPSAEIMLAARVVSGIGAATIMPITLAVITSTFPEEQRAKAIGVWTGVAGAGGMLGMFLSALLVDVADWRWLFALPVALTVAALAMTMKSVPNSHERSGHAFDTTGALVSTVAVVGFIFALQEGPERGWTEPVILLGLAAGILATAGFVLWELSRRDAALLDVRLFRERGLAGGSIMLVVVFGVQAGTFVVLFPFFQAVLDWSALLAAAALMPMAITMMMASSLAPRMATQWGPRPTMAAGTVLTGVSLALMATFVSVDDGYLSILPGLVVMGVGLGLTMVPSTEAITRSLREEKQGVASALNDVTRELGTALGVAMLGAILTAGYRSAIDDELTGVPEGAAESAREGVANAIEASGSAGPQAPGLIDAARQSYVDGWQQAMWVGVVVMAVLLVYIVFRGPDKPAPEPVADKAEGAEAVAAG
- a CDS encoding MFS transporter, whose amino-acid sequence is MSTDASVRPSPQEFIDARPMGRRQRLIVRVGLLTMVAEGLDTAIAGFVYPRIKEDWGVGGGAVTVTVTLSVLAMILGGVAAGPLADRYGRKGVTLAGIVCFGLGTAAMGFTDGIVPFAGFRTVACLGLGAVLPSMMVLVADWMPAGRRVQMVALAFAGVTAGTAVGGILASILVPVFNWPVLLVVCGLAPLLLIPSIIRVIPESVSVLAARQRPQAELRGVLASVHPGEDLSRVDWDHSAERKRPRPTPRAVLSRGYARTTLLLWLCFFLGQGVAFVILTYLPELAEREGLTESKAAVSVAAFGWGGLIGQLSVSFVLKRFDRFRVLALLWVLTAVGLGAAALAAGRFVALLATAFLLGLCLPAATAVLQAITAVAYPPAIRATAVSWANSAGKAGPLAGAVSGGLMVDAYWSLSRILLILALPVALALLATLGLYARGRRRQEQPHIPAPQPLPGLGSEQP